In a single window of the Patagioenas fasciata isolate bPatFas1 chromosome 22, bPatFas1.hap1, whole genome shotgun sequence genome:
- the LOC136111668 gene encoding feather keratin Cos1-2 isoform X2, with translation MSCCNPCVPCQPCGPTPLANSCNEPCVRQCQSSTIAIQPSSVIVTLPGPILSSFPQNTVVGSSTSAAVGSILSSEGVPINSGGFDLSGITSRYCGSRCRPC, from the coding sequence ATGTCCTGCTGCAACCCGtgcgtgccctgccagccctgtggcccgaccccactggccaacagctgcaatgagccctgtgtcaggcagtgccagagctccaccaTTGCCATCCAGCCCTCCTCAGTTATtgtgaccctgcctggccccatcctcagctccttcccacagaacactgttgtgggctcctccacctctgctgctgttggcagcatcctcagctctgagGGAGTTCCCATCAATTCTGGGGGCTTTGACCTCTCCGgcattaccagccgctactgtggCAGCAGATGTCGCCCCTGCTAG